The Ruania alba genome window below encodes:
- a CDS encoding GNAT family N-acetyltransferase, with amino-acid sequence MSTAPPLPCDIRAYRSPDDAAATYAVFQAAIRQTASSVYGPGQVEAWAGPAPTDLNDWDRRRGEASTLVAEVDNTVVGFTDLLPDGLVDMLFVHPRSGGRGIARALLTATMYDARSRGFTELRTFASRSAQPTFERLGFTVIADRPDNMVRGVSIPHAEMCRYLS; translated from the coding sequence GTGTCGACCGCGCCGCCACTGCCGTGTGATATTCGCGCATATCGCTCTCCTGATGACGCCGCGGCGACCTACGCCGTCTTCCAGGCCGCGATTCGTCAGACGGCCTCGTCGGTCTACGGACCGGGCCAGGTGGAAGCATGGGCTGGCCCCGCTCCGACCGACCTGAATGATTGGGACAGGCGGCGAGGAGAGGCGTCGACCCTCGTCGCAGAGGTCGACAACACCGTCGTGGGTTTCACGGACCTGCTCCCGGACGGCCTGGTCGACATGCTGTTCGTTCATCCGCGATCAGGCGGCAGGGGTATCGCACGCGCCCTGCTGACCGCCACCATGTACGACGCGCGTTCCCGTGGGTTCACCGAACTGCGGACCTTTGCCAGCCGGAGCGCTCAGCCGACGTTCGAACGCCTCGGATTCACAGTGATTGCCGATCGCCCGGACAACATGGTCCGCGGGGTCTCCATCCCCCATGCAGAAATGTGCCGGTACCTTTCCTAG
- a CDS encoding LLM class flavin-dependent oxidoreductase: MNARKNIGFLSFGHWNPHPTSATQTAADALLQSIDLAVAAEELGADGAYFRVHHFARQLGSPFPLLAAAGAKTSRIEIGTGVIDMRYTNPLAFAEDAGAADLIAGGRLQLGISRGSPEQVINGWRYFGYEPAEGESDADMARRHAGVALEAISGKQFAQPNPRPMFPNPPGMLRVEPYSEGLRQRIWWGAGSDTTARWAAQQGMNLMSSTLKDDESGEPFHVQQRQQIEAFRAEWAKFDHGFEPRVSVSRSIFAIVDDQDRRYFLGSGDRNDQFGYIESTRSVFGRAYADEPETLVEQLRGDEAIAAADTVLLTVPNQLGVDYNTHVLDAILTHVAPALGWR; encoded by the coding sequence GCATCCCACCTCCGCCACCCAGACCGCGGCGGACGCTCTGCTCCAGAGCATCGACCTCGCGGTCGCCGCCGAGGAGCTGGGCGCGGACGGCGCATACTTCCGGGTGCACCACTTCGCTCGGCAGCTCGGCTCGCCGTTCCCGCTGCTGGCCGCGGCAGGCGCAAAGACGAGCCGCATCGAAATCGGCACCGGCGTCATTGATATGCGGTACACGAACCCGCTGGCCTTCGCCGAGGATGCCGGAGCAGCGGACCTGATCGCAGGCGGAAGGCTCCAACTCGGGATCTCACGAGGGTCTCCGGAGCAGGTGATCAACGGCTGGCGATACTTCGGCTACGAACCCGCCGAGGGCGAGTCCGACGCCGACATGGCGCGCAGGCATGCCGGGGTCGCCCTGGAGGCGATCTCGGGAAAGCAGTTCGCGCAGCCGAACCCGCGGCCGATGTTCCCGAACCCTCCGGGAATGCTGCGCGTCGAGCCGTACTCGGAGGGCCTGCGCCAGCGCATCTGGTGGGGCGCAGGTTCCGATACCACGGCGCGCTGGGCGGCGCAGCAGGGGATGAATCTCATGTCCTCGACGCTCAAGGACGACGAGTCCGGTGAGCCATTCCACGTACAACAGCGTCAGCAGATCGAGGCGTTCCGCGCGGAGTGGGCGAAGTTCGACCACGGCTTCGAGCCGCGGGTGTCGGTATCACGGTCGATCTTCGCGATCGTTGACGACCAGGACCGGCGCTACTTCCTCGGAAGTGGGGACCGCAACGACCAGTTCGGGTACATCGAGAGCACGCGATCGGTGTTCGGCCGCGCGTACGCCGACGAACCCGAGACTCTCGTCGAGCAGCTCCGAGGCGACGAGGCGATTGCAGCGGCGGACACGGTACTGCTCACGGTGCCGAACCAGCTCGGCGTTGACTACAACACTCACGTTCTTGACGCGATCCTCACGCACGTCGCGCCTGCGCTCGGTTGGCGCTGA